GTGTTTTTTTACCACAGGTAGCAGATGAAACAGGATGGAGTAAAGAGGAATTTTTAAGTCAACTTTGCTGGCAGAAAGCAGGTCTTTCTCCAGATGCATGGAAAGACCCAGAAACAGAACTTTACACTTTCCAAGCAGAAGTTTTCAGTGAAAGTGAATTTAAATGAAATTACATGGTAATTTTTTCCTTTCAGGTATCATTTTTGGGTTTTCCTTTTGTCTCATAAACTGTGGGCTTTTACTTTTTCCTGTTGTTGGAGAAGGAAGTCATAACTACAAACAGGGATTATTGAAAGGCATTCTTTTTAATTTCGGTAAGATATTTTCTTATTCTTTTTATGGTGGAATTGCCTCTTATTCGCATTTTCTTTTAAAAACATTTATTGAAAGTAAGTATTCATTTATTGTCGGTGGTATTTTTCTTATTATTTATGGTATATGGTTCTTCTTAAAAACAGGTGGAAAATATGTAGTGGCAGGAAAATTTCAAAAAATAAATTTACATATTTTTCTTTTAGGACTGATTTATGGCTTAGTTCCCTGTGGTCCTTTAATTGGATTCTTTTTATATGTTTTTTATGTCAGTAAAGGAATATTATTTGGAGTGATTTCTGGATTTCTTTTTGGATTAGGAGCAATTTTTGGACCTCT
This genomic stretch from bacterium harbors:
- a CDS encoding sulfite exporter TauE/SafE family protein; protein product: MKLHGNFFLSGIIFGFSFCLINCGLLLFPVVGEGSHNYKQGLLKGILFNFGKIFSYSFYGGIASYSHFLLKTFIESKYSFIVGGIFLIIYGIWFFLKTGGKYVVAGKFQKINLHIFLLGLIYGLVPCGPLIGFFLYVFYVSKGILFGVISGFLFGLGAIFGPLTLCIFIPYIWKFLYRSSFKIFLRLISSFIFIFWGVNLILLSLSH